The following proteins are encoded in a genomic region of Acidobacteriota bacterium:
- a CDS encoding permease encodes MFDWVQSFADWLIYSLIGVDKGSHLGDALNFFVYDTIKIIILLFLITLVMGIVNAYFPIERIRSFLSRNKLYGGEYLLASSFGAATPFCSCSSVPLFIGFVRGGIPLGVTFAFLVTSPLVNEVAVAVLLGSFGLKTTVIYVVTGITLGVVSGIVMDRLKLEHLLTDWVHKLWEEAEADREAFVAEHKTFVERLPSIAREALGIVKSVTPYIIIGIAIGAAMHGYIPEGFFEAYIGKDTWYAVPLAVVIGVPMYANATGIVPVIQVFVSKGIPIGTSLAFMMAVVGLSIPEAMLLKKVMTIKLIAIFFGIVTACIIFSGYLFNWIL; translated from the coding sequence ATGTTCGACTGGGTGCAATCATTCGCGGATTGGCTGATATACAGCCTGATCGGCGTTGATAAGGGTTCGCACCTCGGCGACGCTCTCAATTTCTTTGTCTATGACACGATAAAGATCATAATCCTTCTCTTTCTGATCACGCTCGTAATGGGCATCGTCAACGCCTACTTCCCGATCGAACGCATCCGCTCATTCCTTTCCCGAAACAAACTTTACGGCGGCGAATACCTGCTGGCGTCTTCGTTCGGAGCTGCGACGCCGTTCTGCTCGTGCTCGTCTGTGCCGCTGTTTATCGGATTTGTCCGCGGCGGTATTCCGCTCGGTGTGACGTTCGCGTTTCTCGTGACCTCGCCGCTTGTCAATGAGGTCGCGGTCGCGGTGCTGCTCGGTTCATTTGGGCTTAAAACGACAGTTATCTATGTCGTGACAGGAATAACGCTGGGCGTTGTCAGCGGCATCGTAATGGACAGGCTAAAGCTCGAACATCTCCTGACCGATTGGGTACATAAACTATGGGAAGAGGCCGAAGCCGACCGCGAAGCATTTGTTGCCGAACATAAGACCTTTGTCGAACGCCTGCCGTCGATCGCTCGCGAGGCCCTCGGCATCGTCAAAAGTGTTACGCCCTACATTATCATCGGTATCGCTATCGGTGCGGCGATGCACGGCTATATTCCCGAAGGTTTCTTTGAGGCATACATCGGCAAGGACACATGGTATGCCGTTCCGCTTGCAGTTGTTATCGGTGTCCCGATGTACGCAAATGCGACCGGCATTGTCCCGGTAATTCAGGTGTTCGTCAGCAAGGGCATACCGATCGGAACTTCGCTCGCCTTTATGATGGCTGTTGTTGGACTTTCTATTCCGGAAGCGATGCTCCTCAAAAAAGTGATGACGATCAAATTGATCGCCATCTTTTTCGGTATAGTCACCGCCTGTATCATCTTCTCGGGTTATTTGTTCAATTGGATATTGTGA
- a CDS encoding TM0996/MTH895 family glutaredoxin-like protein, protein MKTIKILGTGCAKCKQTEAVIRETLSDMGIEANIEKVEDIQKIMEYDIMSTPAVVLDGAVKMTGKVPSKDEVRAMLA, encoded by the coding sequence ATGAAAACGATAAAAATACTCGGCACGGGATGTGCCAAATGCAAACAGACCGAAGCGGTCATTCGCGAGACGCTCAGCGATATGGGAATTGAGGCCAATATCGAAAAGGTCGAAGACATTCAGAAGATAATGGAGTATGACATTATGTCGACTCCGGCTGTCGTGCTCGACGGTGCGGTAAAGATGACGGGCAAAGTGCCGTCAAAGGATGAGGTCCGGGCGATGCTCGCATAA
- a CDS encoding OsmC family protein yields the protein MNNSKMQFYVESARVDEHGSLARCKSAEIRLDTDMAGNPDAFNPAELLLAAITACMIKGIERVTPILKFSLRGVTVRIKGVRQDVPPKLESITYEILVDTDEPDHRLELLHDNVKKFGTVFNTVAPGTSLTGVMRRTSGIATQV from the coding sequence ATGAACAATAGCAAAATGCAGTTTTATGTTGAATCTGCTCGTGTTGACGAACACGGCAGTCTTGCGCGTTGTAAATCTGCCGAGATACGCCTCGACACCGACATGGCCGGGAATCCCGACGCATTCAACCCCGCTGAGCTGCTGCTCGCGGCCATCACGGCGTGCATGATCAAGGGTATCGAACGAGTGACGCCGATACTCAAGTTTTCGCTCCGTGGTGTGACGGTTCGTATCAAGGGCGTTAGACAGGACGTTCCGCCAAAATTGGAGTCCATTACTTACGAGATACTTGTCGACACCGACGAGCCGGACCACCGGTTAGAGCTGCTTCATGACAATGTGAAGAAATTCGGCACGGTATTCAATACGGTCGCTCCGGGTACGAGCCTCACCGGTGTGATGCGGCGCACTTCGGGAATCGCGACGCAGGTGTAG
- a CDS encoding ABC transporter ATP-binding protein, whose protein sequence is MTEAPIVIETRGLKKTYFGKIDVPVLFGLDIEIRAREFVAIVGQSGSGKSTLLNILGALDVPTGGTVLINGVDISTLDDDGLARLRSDEVGFIFQAHYLLDEFTCLENALMPITIRKGEASDEERDMVLGLLKRVGLGDQTNKHPDEMSGGQNQRCAIVRALANSPKIVLADEPTGNLDSHSGAEVFEMMREMNRESGVAFVMITHDDRLAQAADRILLIQDGNIAEISKDEHLRRMSIVSANTNLQNS, encoded by the coding sequence ATGACGGAAGCTCCGATCGTTATAGAAACGCGTGGGCTGAAAAAAACGTACTTCGGCAAGATCGATGTGCCGGTGCTTTTCGGTTTGGACATCGAGATCCGGGCACGCGAATTTGTGGCGATCGTCGGCCAGTCAGGCAGCGGCAAATCCACGCTGCTCAATATTCTGGGCGCTCTTGATGTTCCGACCGGCGGAACGGTGTTGATCAACGGTGTCGATATTTCAACTCTGGACGATGACGGCCTGGCCCGGCTTAGAAGCGATGAGGTTGGCTTCATTTTTCAGGCACACTACCTGCTTGACGAATTTACATGCCTCGAAAATGCCTTGATGCCGATAACGATCCGTAAAGGCGAGGCTTCGGACGAAGAACGCGATATGGTTTTGGGGTTGCTCAAGCGGGTCGGGTTAGGCGACCAAACCAATAAACATCCTGATGAAATGAGCGGCGGACAGAATCAGCGGTGTGCGATCGTCAGGGCATTGGCGAATTCGCCAAAGATAGTGCTCGCGGACGAGCCGACGGGAAATCTCGACAGCCATTCCGGTGCCGAGGTTTTCGAGATGATGAGGGAGATGAACCGGGAAAGCGGTGTCGCATTCGTCATGATCACGCACGACGATCGTCTGGCTCAGGCTGCTGATCGAATATTATTGATCCAGGATGGAAATATTGCCGAAATAAGCAAAGATGAGCATCTCCGAAGGATGAGTATCGTGAGTGCAAATACAAATTTGCAGAATTCGTAA
- a CDS encoding ABC transporter permease encodes MSAFGDIVISALIPKAYRFEFRLAVRHLFSGGLQTLLTISAVATGVIIVIFITSLIFGLQNMMSVLLTESIPHVTVQVEDPKPKPLEIPESPTSSRIEVSASQLKFIDNWDEVVTMLRGLPNVSGVAAVVNGQGFASKGANPVGVSVVGADPELLDVITPITRDLVSGRYKSLSSDEIVIDTELAKDLNVTVGERIRLTSSSNQADSFTIAGIYNRGQGRGSAYVTLRNAQSLFGLGTSVNIIYIKVNEIYEVEELSNTIMALTKYEARPWTRDYSRNLTNMQMMGISAYLISAFSLIASAFAIASVLIVSVLQKSSEIGILKSMGARRSQISTVFVFQGLGVAIIGSSVGAVVGTTIAYLISLPTRPAVAGQEPLALFPVKIIPMYIGLAMLAAIITTVIAAVLPARRAAKLNPVDVMR; translated from the coding sequence ATGAGTGCATTCGGCGACATCGTTATTTCGGCCTTGATCCCAAAGGCGTACCGCTTCGAGTTTCGTCTCGCGGTGCGGCATCTGTTTTCAGGTGGCCTGCAGACACTGTTGACGATAAGCGCCGTTGCAACAGGTGTAATAATCGTCATATTTATCACTTCCCTTATCTTCGGGCTGCAGAACATGATGTCTGTTCTGTTAACGGAGTCGATCCCTCACGTCACGGTCCAGGTCGAAGATCCAAAACCGAAGCCTCTTGAGATCCCCGAAAGTCCTACATCGAGCCGAATCGAAGTATCCGCGTCACAACTCAAGTTCATTGACAACTGGGACGAGGTGGTGACCATGCTCAGAGGACTGCCTAATGTTAGTGGAGTCGCCGCAGTCGTAAACGGCCAGGGGTTTGCCTCGAAGGGCGCAAATCCCGTCGGGGTTTCGGTAGTCGGGGCCGATCCCGAGCTTTTGGATGTCATTACGCCGATCACAAGGGATCTGGTCAGCGGCAGATACAAGAGCTTGAGCAGCGACGAGATCGTCATTGATACGGAGCTTGCAAAGGATCTGAATGTCACGGTCGGCGAACGAATAAGGCTTACATCAAGCTCGAATCAAGCCGATTCATTCACGATTGCGGGCATCTACAATCGAGGTCAGGGCCGCGGGAGTGCGTATGTAACACTCCGTAATGCACAGAGTCTTTTTGGTCTCGGTACCTCGGTAAACATCATATACATAAAGGTAAATGAAATTTACGAGGTCGAAGAACTATCGAACACGATCATGGCATTAACAAAATATGAAGCCCGGCCGTGGACGCGTGACTATTCCCGAAATCTGACCAATATGCAGATGATGGGTATATCGGCGTATTTGATCTCCGCATTTAGCCTGATCGCATCAGCGTTTGCGATCGCCTCGGTTCTTATTGTTTCGGTACTTCAGAAATCCTCTGAGATCGGGATCCTGAAAAGCATGGGAGCCCGGCGATCTCAAATATCGACAGTATTCGTGTTTCAGGGGTTGGGCGTTGCGATCATCGGCAGTTCGGTCGGAGCGGTTGTGGGCACGACGATTGCTTACCTGATCAGTTTGCCGACCAGGCCGGCTGTGGCCGGACAGGAACCGCTCGCTCTCTTTCCGGTCAAGATCATTCCGATGTACATCGGACTTGCTATGCTTGCAGCGATCATCACGACCGTGATCGCCGCAGTTCTGCCTGCACGGCGGGCCGCCAAACTCAATCCGGTCGACGTGATGCGATAG
- a CDS encoding efflux RND transporter periplasmic adaptor subunit has translation MTAIHTTGDDIRKESTEDSLLKIQEPKVEPHDQHENPQNRQKWIIRFGVLGALVLIVVAVVWFMRRPKTVDLVEPKQATITETITASGIVGGETESNVGAQLQGIVNKLYVKEGDSVVRGQQLALIKNDVAEAQISQARSAVSTARAQLAQISRDALGSDINAAVEQVNQAIAQVEQQRSVITQTEKSVNQGGSVLEQLLSEKELAAKELERSSSLVKSGDISRSQYDRDANILKVAEKRVEAQKQAIEVSRANVRSAQSSLRSLEANVRVLQSRLRTIQSGARDEDIKVAQSRVAETERALSVAEEQAGNASVTAPFAGTVTKVNAEAGQSVGNLGVLTLVSVEPEIRIDVDESNLSALKVGQEAVISSDPFSENSFRGVVSELGAAVDQVRGTITIKVIPDNPPDWLRPGQTINVNIITAKGVSRLLIPETAPIRIGDETVVFIIVDGKAAQKPVVTRLPTKDGVPVISGLEANDRIIAVPTNIKVGDRVQAR, from the coding sequence ATGACTGCAATTCACACAACCGGGGACGATATTCGCAAAGAATCAACCGAAGATTCCTTGCTCAAGATTCAGGAACCCAAGGTGGAGCCGCACGATCAACACGAAAACCCCCAAAATCGTCAAAAATGGATAATCAGGTTCGGAGTCCTTGGTGCTCTCGTTTTGATCGTCGTCGCAGTCGTTTGGTTTATGCGGCGGCCGAAAACAGTTGACTTGGTGGAACCAAAACAGGCGACCATCACCGAGACGATCACGGCCAGCGGAATAGTCGGCGGCGAGACCGAATCGAATGTCGGAGCCCAACTCCAGGGAATTGTAAATAAACTATATGTGAAAGAGGGTGACAGCGTTGTCCGCGGCCAGCAATTGGCCTTAATAAAGAATGACGTCGCCGAAGCACAGATCTCGCAGGCCCGATCCGCTGTTAGCACAGCTCGTGCGCAATTGGCTCAGATATCGCGGGATGCCCTAGGTTCCGATATCAATGCTGCCGTTGAGCAGGTCAATCAAGCGATCGCTCAGGTCGAACAGCAGCGGTCCGTCATCACCCAGACCGAAAAGAGTGTTAACCAGGGCGGTTCGGTACTTGAACAATTATTATCTGAAAAGGAATTGGCGGCGAAGGAACTCGAGCGAAGCAGTTCACTGGTGAAAAGCGGTGACATTTCTCGTTCTCAATATGATCGTGATGCAAATATTCTAAAGGTTGCCGAAAAGCGAGTTGAAGCCCAGAAACAAGCGATCGAGGTATCGCGGGCCAACGTTCGCTCTGCTCAATCTAGTCTTAGATCGCTGGAAGCCAATGTGCGAGTACTACAGTCCCGGCTGCGCACGATCCAAAGCGGAGCAAGAGACGAAGACATCAAAGTGGCTCAAAGTCGTGTTGCTGAAACGGAGCGGGCACTCAGTGTTGCCGAAGAGCAGGCCGGAAATGCCTCGGTCACGGCTCCATTCGCCGGGACCGTTACAAAGGTCAACGCAGAGGCCGGTCAGTCCGTTGGCAATCTCGGAGTGCTTACGCTGGTCAGCGTAGAGCCTGAAATTCGCATCGATGTCGATGAAAGCAACCTTTCCGCTTTGAAAGTCGGACAAGAAGCGGTTATCTCGTCCGACCCGTTTTCAGAGAATAGCTTCCGCGGCGTAGTTTCCGAACTCGGAGCAGCGGTCGATCAGGTTCGCGGCACGATAACGATAAAGGTGATACCCGATAACCCGCCAGATTGGCTTCGGCCGGGCCAGACGATCAACGTAAATATTATTACGGCAAAAGGCGTCAGCCGTCTATTGATTCCCGAGACCGCTCCTATTAGGATCGGCGACGAAACGGTGGTCTTCATCATCGTTGACGGTAAAGCGGCCCAGAAGCCGGTCGTTACACGTCTGCCAACAAAGGACGGTGTGCCTGTGATCTCGGGACTCGAAGCTAATGATCGAATTATCGCCGTCCCCACGAATATAAAGGTGGGAGATCGCGTGCAGGCGAGGTGA
- a CDS encoding PepSY domain-containing protein, with protein sequence MRGNARWSANSGRPVAIFQETFLSKSGNPEMQARQYLSANQSLYGLSPEEIAGLRLHFVRSSDAGTVVRLRQMWKGLPVNKNAEITIHINKANVVDLVMNGYRYGIELENTDPSISAEIARAKLADHLGARIDAESTETELMVLRNGGQDYLVYRVNFASDSPVGDWEAFVDANTGSLIKVEDIAYYNRSKHEKSLRKIAPRPFSVMATGTGNVFDPDPLTTAVAAYGGAYVDGSDANAAVLTAQLKNRTLNDITLSAGIYSLTGPYAEIRDFEAPSKGLFTQASSTFNFDRNADAFEAVNCYYHIDASMRYLNTTLGLSIMPYQYAGGVRVDPSGLSGADNSHYLSGSGQLAFGEGGVDDAEDADVIIHELGHGIHDWVTAGGLSQVNGLSEGTGDYWAGSYSRSLGYWSTGDPAYHWTFNWDGHNPFWGGRILNYGSTYPGGLTGAIHTDGQIWATANMKIWDDIGALKADKAFWSGLDLTNSTTNQNDAANAVYTASATLGYTAPQRIAMQNRYAAAGYTMPAPPTAAGVSISGRILTNDGRGLQNAVVTITNAAGNVTYARSSSLGYFRFDEIDSGQTYVISVASKRFTFVPRVVNVTGDLFEVDLIAQ encoded by the coding sequence ATGCGCGGGAACGCCAGGTGGTCGGCCAATTCCGGGCGACCGGTCGCGATATTCCAGGAGACATTTCTTTCGAAATCAGGTAATCCGGAGATGCAGGCGAGGCAGTATCTTTCAGCGAATCAATCGCTCTATGGATTGTCGCCCGAGGAGATCGCCGGCCTTCGTCTGCACTTCGTTCGATCCAGCGACGCGGGAACGGTTGTGCGGCTTCGGCAGATGTGGAAAGGGCTGCCGGTAAATAAAAATGCCGAGATCACCATACACATTAACAAGGCCAATGTCGTTGATCTCGTTATGAATGGTTACCGATATGGGATCGAGCTTGAGAATACAGATCCATCGATCTCAGCTGAAATTGCACGAGCGAAATTGGCGGATCACCTCGGTGCGCGAATTGACGCAGAAAGCACTGAAACCGAATTGATGGTGCTCAGGAATGGCGGACAGGACTACCTCGTTTATCGGGTTAATTTTGCTTCGGACTCTCCGGTTGGTGATTGGGAAGCGTTCGTTGATGCGAATACCGGCTCATTGATCAAGGTCGAAGACATCGCTTATTACAATCGCAGCAAGCACGAAAAAAGTCTGCGAAAGATTGCACCAAGACCGTTTTCCGTGATGGCGACCGGCACCGGAAATGTATTTGATCCCGATCCACTGACTACCGCAGTGGCTGCATACGGAGGAGCGTATGTCGATGGCAGCGACGCCAATGCGGCAGTACTGACCGCACAGCTCAAAAACCGGACGCTTAACGACATCACACTTAGTGCCGGTATATATTCGCTGACCGGCCCGTATGCCGAGATCAGAGATTTTGAAGCGCCATCCAAAGGCCTATTCACCCAGGCAAGCTCGACATTCAATTTTGACCGCAATGCCGACGCTTTTGAGGCGGTAAATTGTTATTACCACATCGACGCGTCGATGCGTTACCTCAATACGACGCTAGGTCTGAGCATCATGCCGTATCAGTATGCGGGCGGCGTTCGGGTGGATCCCTCGGGGTTGAGTGGAGCCGACAATTCGCATTACTTATCGGGTTCGGGCCAGTTAGCGTTTGGCGAGGGCGGCGTTGACGATGCCGAGGATGCCGATGTGATCATCCACGAACTCGGACACGGTATCCACGATTGGGTCACCGCGGGCGGACTTTCGCAGGTCAACGGCCTGAGCGAAGGCACCGGCGACTATTGGGCCGGTTCATATAGCCGTTCATTGGGTTACTGGTCCACGGGCGATCCTGCTTATCACTGGACGTTCAATTGGGATGGGCATAACCCGTTTTGGGGCGGGCGAATTCTCAATTACGGTTCGACATATCCCGGCGGGCTAACCGGGGCAATTCACACCGACGGCCAGATCTGGGCCACAGCGAATATGAAGATCTGGGACGACATCGGTGCATTGAAAGCGGACAAAGCATTTTGGAGCGGCCTCGACCTGACGAACTCGACTACGAATCAAAACGATGCCGCCAATGCCGTCTATACGGCGTCGGCTACGCTTGGTTATACGGCACCGCAGCGTATTGCGATGCAAAACCGCTACGCCGCTGCGGGTTATACGATGCCGGCACCGCCGACTGCCGCGGGCGTTAGCATCAGCGGACGCATATTGACGAACGACGGCCGCGGACTGCAGAACGCGGTGGTTACGATCACCAACGCTGCCGGAAATGTTACTTATGCGAGATCAAGCTCACTCGGATATTTCCGGTTTGACGAGATCGATTCGGGTCAGACGTACGTTATCTCGGTCGCATCAAAGCGATTTACGTTTGTGCCGCGGGTTGTAAATGTCACGGGAGATCTTTTCGAAGTTGACCTCATAGCACAGTAA
- the nadA gene encoding quinolinate synthase NadA: protein MMPAVLEKAQTFEDYLVMPDAEIHERIQAAREELGKRVVILGHHYQRDDVIRHADLTGDSYQLSVMASKTEAEFIVFCGVHFMAESADILGKDHQHVILPDLGAGCSMADMANIDQVEDAWEQLREIGVLENKVAPITYMNSTAAIKAFCGRNEGVVCTSSNAIPLFDIYLKQFDKMFFFPDQHLGRNTGSKFGIPLEQMILWNPHEELGGNTAEQLHAAKLILWRGHCSVHGRFKAWHVDKIREDHPGMQVIVHPECPKEVVDLADLDGSTSFIIKTVENSPAGSKWAIGTEVNLVKRLQDRFPDKEIRLLAPDLCMCATMYRIAPQNLAWSMENLIDGNVVNEIIVDDETKHFANIALQRMIDLTEKKPG from the coding sequence ATGATGCCAGCAGTACTCGAAAAAGCACAGACATTTGAAGATTACCTTGTAATGCCCGATGCGGAGATCCACGAACGGATCCAGGCGGCGCGTGAGGAATTGGGCAAGCGTGTCGTCATTCTCGGCCATCATTATCAGCGGGACGACGTGATCCGCCATGCCGATCTGACGGGCGACTCGTATCAGCTTTCGGTGATGGCTTCGAAGACAGAGGCTGAATTTATCGTGTTTTGCGGCGTGCATTTCATGGCCGAATCGGCCGACATTTTGGGTAAAGATCATCAGCACGTCATCCTGCCCGACCTCGGTGCTGGCTGCTCGATGGCAGACATGGCGAACATCGATCAGGTCGAGGACGCATGGGAGCAGCTCCGCGAGATCGGCGTGCTCGAGAATAAGGTCGCGCCCATCACGTACATGAATTCGACGGCCGCGATCAAAGCGTTCTGCGGCCGCAACGAAGGCGTCGTCTGCACATCGTCAAACGCGATACCGCTCTTCGATATCTATCTCAAGCAGTTCGACAAGATGTTCTTTTTCCCCGACCAGCATCTGGGGCGCAACACGGGCTCGAAGTTCGGCATTCCGCTCGAACAGATGATCCTCTGGAATCCGCACGAGGAACTCGGCGGCAATACCGCAGAGCAGTTGCACGCGGCGAAACTTATACTCTGGCGAGGACACTGCTCCGTCCACGGCCGTTTCAAGGCCTGGCATGTGGACAAGATCCGCGAAGACCATCCGGGAATGCAGGTCATTGTCCATCCCGAATGCCCGAAAGAGGTCGTCGATCTCGCCGATCTCGACGGCTCGACTTCGTTCATTATCAAAACGGTCGAAAACTCGCCCGCAGGCTCGAAATGGGCGATCGGCACTGAGGTCAATCTGGTCAAACGTCTGCAGGACAGATTTCCCGACAAAGAAATTCGCCTGCTTGCCCCCGACCTCTGCATGTGTGCGACGATGTACCGCATCGCACCGCAAAACCTTGCGTGGTCGATGGAAAACCTCATTGACGGCAACGTCGTTAATGAGATCATCGTCGATGACGAGACCAAACATTTCGCAAATATCGCCCTACAGCGAATGATCGATCTCACTGAGAAAAAGCCCGGATAA
- a CDS encoding GNAT family N-acetyltransferase translates to MENEVRIEQMTLSERDKVLSFLHTAYSDNPRHSEPDFWDWHFQKLPLSSPENLPVWLAKSGERIAGQLAAIPVELNVRGETRPAIWILDLIIDPEFRRRGIAQRLAQAALEFCPFVLGINTVEQHSTGLLVKQGFKMVTAIPRFHKLLFPGEAFREITKLGPLRPLINTLFAPFRRRPDGASPVIRVDDLDSAFDELWSQAKGQWPCSVSRSAAMLEWQFRQQPNKNYEILGHYENGKLLGYAVLFFRKPNKYGAVEKAAISDICYGPHEPERVVDELIGASLVLAMERRAGGLVTDTLDQLLQERLKSFGFWQVKSGLQLLANAPEDQDLLYDGSKWFLTRGDSDISIFEHPNV, encoded by the coding sequence ATGGAAAACGAAGTGCGAATCGAACAGATGACCTTGTCCGAACGTGACAAGGTTCTGTCGTTTTTGCACACCGCATATTCTGACAATCCGCGTCACAGTGAACCTGATTTTTGGGATTGGCATTTTCAAAAACTACCTCTTTCATCACCTGAGAATTTACCGGTCTGGCTAGCCAAAAGCGGTGAACGAATCGCCGGCCAACTGGCGGCAATTCCCGTCGAACTCAATGTTCGGGGCGAAACACGACCGGCGATCTGGATACTTGACCTCATTATCGATCCTGAATTCCGTCGAAGAGGCATAGCTCAAAGACTCGCTCAAGCGGCGCTCGAATTTTGCCCGTTCGTTCTCGGCATAAATACTGTCGAGCAGCACTCAACGGGCCTTCTGGTAAAGCAAGGGTTTAAGATGGTGACGGCTATTCCGCGCTTTCATAAACTGTTGTTTCCCGGCGAGGCATTTCGCGAGATCACAAAACTCGGGCCGCTGCGGCCGTTGATAAATACTTTGTTCGCACCGTTTCGCAGACGCCCGGACGGAGCGTCGCCGGTGATTCGCGTAGATGATCTCGACAGCGCGTTTGACGAGCTTTGGAGCCAGGCAAAGGGCCAGTGGCCTTGTTCAGTCTCTCGTTCGGCGGCGATGCTCGAATGGCAATTCAGGCAGCAGCCGAATAAGAATTACGAGATATTAGGACATTACGAAAACGGTAAATTGCTCGGTTACGCCGTTCTATTTTTCCGAAAACCCAATAAATACGGTGCCGTCGAAAAGGCCGCGATCAGCGATATCTGTTACGGGCCGCATGAACCGGAAAGGGTCGTGGATGAATTGATCGGAGCCTCTCTCGTACTTGCGATGGAGCGTCGGGCGGGCGGCCTGGTGACGGATACGCTAGATCAATTATTGCAGGAGCGGCTCAAGAGCTTTGGTTTTTGGCAAGTGAAAAGTGGGCTGCAGCTCCTAGCGAACGCGCCCGAAGATCAGGATCTGTTGTATGATGGCAGCAAGTGGTTTTTGACCCGCGGCGACTCGGATATCAGCATTTTTGAACATCCAAATGTCTGA
- a CDS encoding polysaccharide deacetylase family protein — translation MKIPVLAYHKIDLPTADVKIRGAYTAPRRFEKQVAYLKRHGFEFYSATGLVSLFLENGQIPANAICLTFDDGWKDNYINAFPILKKYGVPATIFLVPSCIGRTTDQVTAAGEGSREHLAAADIREMSAHGIEFGSHSMNHKLFDRITPDEIDNEVFESKAYIENLIQHECRTFAYPAGFFNDHAKASIKDAGYLAAFSTVYGREDSVDLFELNRTEILRRDKFPFRFGRKIKDITGR, via the coding sequence GTGAAAATACCTGTACTCGCGTATCACAAGATCGACCTGCCGACCGCCGATGTTAAGATCCGCGGTGCTTATACCGCACCGAGGCGATTTGAAAAACAGGTGGCATATCTTAAGCGGCACGGATTCGAATTCTACTCGGCCACCGGGCTCGTTTCACTCTTTCTCGAGAACGGCCAAATTCCTGCAAACGCGATCTGTCTGACATTCGACGACGGCTGGAAAGACAACTACATTAACGCCTTTCCGATACTAAAAAAATACGGCGTGCCGGCCACGATCTTTCTTGTGCCGTCATGTATTGGCCGCACGACCGATCAAGTCACGGCCGCAGGCGAAGGCTCGCGCGAACATCTCGCGGCGGCCGATATACGTGAGATGTCAGCCCACGGCATTGAGTTTGGTTCGCACAGCATGAACCACAAGTTGTTTGACCGCATAACGCCGGATGAGATAGACAACGAGGTCTTCGAATCAAAGGCATACATCGAAAATCTGATCCAGCATGAATGCCGCACATTCGCCTATCCCGCGGGCTTTTTCAACGACCACGCTAAGGCTTCGATCAAAGACGCGGGATATCTGGCTGCTTTCTCGACCGTTTACGGCCGCGAAGATAGCGTCGATCTATTCGAACTGAACCGCACCGAGATCCTCCGTCGCGATAAATTCCCATTTCGCTTTGGACGAAAGATCAAGGATATCACTGGAAGATAA
- a CDS encoding CBS domain-containing protein, translating to MSEADKAAISRMRCSEIMTKSVKTAASTMPLREVAVMMRDGDMGAVPVVDEGKLIGIVTDRDIVVRCVAEGKDASAPVSEAMTTELFTVGPDDFAFEAIRLMGDKQVRRIPVVGADGGLAGIISMADVALEMEDEREIAETLEEISSGAAFWSKN from the coding sequence ATGAGCGAGGCTGACAAAGCGGCAATTTCACGTATGCGGTGCAGCGAAATAATGACGAAATCCGTCAAAACCGCCGCGAGTACAATGCCATTGCGCGAGGTGGCTGTAATGATGCGCGACGGCGACATGGGAGCCGTTCCGGTCGTTGACGAAGGCAAACTTATCGGTATAGTTACGGATCGCGACATCGTCGTTCGCTGCGTTGCAGAGGGCAAGGACGCCTCGGCGCCCGTTTCTGAGGCAATGACCACCGAGCTTTTCACCGTTGGTCCTGACGATTTCGCCTTCGAAGCGATCCGCCTCATGGGCGATAAACAGGTCCGCCGCATCCCGGTCGTGGGCGCTGATGGCGGACTTGCCGGCATCATTTCGATGGCCGACGTCGCCTTAGAGATGGAAGACGAACGCGAAATAGCCGAAACCTTGGAAGAGATCTCAAGCGGCGCGGCATTTTGGAGTAAGAACTAA